Proteins encoded in a region of the Candidatus Methylomirabilota bacterium genome:
- a CDS encoding pyridoxamine 5'-phosphate oxidase family protein, which yields MKLADPRVQQYLAGKEIVVLGTINPDGSPLLTAMWFLHDSTAMTLISVDNLRKVHNLRRDPRLHIVAESGTRGAEIKGVAIRGRAEFLGDSPERRELATRMLDKYHPHLAEYWGGRTMPANRVMWRVVPRQVRTWGLD from the coding sequence ATGAAGCTCGCCGATCCCCGCGTCCAGCAGTACCTGGCCGGCAAGGAGATCGTGGTGCTCGGCACCATCAATCCCGACGGCAGCCCGCTCCTCACCGCGATGTGGTTTCTGCACGATTCGACCGCGATGACGCTGATCAGCGTGGACAACCTGCGGAAGGTCCACAATCTGAGGCGCGATCCGCGGCTGCACATCGTCGCCGAGAGCGGCACGCGCGGCGCCGAGATCAAAGGGGTCGCCATCCGCGGGCGCGCCGAGTTCCTCGGCGATTCGCCCGAGCGCCGCGAGCTGGCCACTCGCATGCTCGACAAGTACCATCCGCACCTCGCGGAGTACTGGGGCGGCCGCACGATGCCGGCCAATCGCGTGATGTGGCGCGTGGTGCCCCGGCAGGTGCGCACCTGGGGGCTCGACTGA
- a CDS encoding sulfite exporter TauE/SafE family protein, which translates to MSLALLSPAWLLGALVIGVACFVQGLAGFGIGLVSLAFLPYLMSPAHAIVLITLYAAVFTVIIFIPLRRDFVLRGMIELTIGTVLATPFGIWVLAVLSPATLTRLIGLVLLLIVALEWFGLYPQGLSGRGWGFGAGGVAGLLGGAIGTPGPAVILYAAAQDWSPRTVKANIQAFLIVNQTVIVIGYWWAGLLDREVWRLSTLYAVPAVAGLAAGMLLFDRLDRARFRRVVFAVLFLSGLVLLLRG; encoded by the coding sequence TTGTCGCTCGCCCTGCTGTCACCCGCGTGGCTGCTGGGCGCCCTCGTCATCGGGGTGGCCTGCTTCGTCCAGGGACTGGCCGGCTTCGGCATCGGCCTGGTCTCGCTCGCGTTCCTGCCCTACCTCATGTCGCCCGCGCACGCCATCGTGCTGATCACGCTCTACGCGGCGGTCTTCACCGTGATCATCTTCATCCCGCTGCGGAGAGATTTCGTGCTGCGCGGCATGATCGAGCTGACCATCGGCACCGTGCTGGCCACGCCGTTCGGGATCTGGGTCCTGGCGGTCCTCTCGCCCGCTACGCTCACGCGCCTGATCGGACTGGTCCTGCTGCTGATCGTGGCGCTCGAGTGGTTCGGCCTCTACCCGCAGGGCCTCTCCGGTCGCGGGTGGGGCTTCGGCGCGGGCGGCGTGGCGGGGCTGCTGGGCGGGGCGATCGGCACGCCGGGCCCGGCGGTGATCCTCTACGCGGCGGCGCAGGACTGGAGCCCGCGCACCGTGAAGGCCAACATCCAGGCGTTCCTCATCGTCAACCAGACCGTCATCGTGATCGGCTACTGGTGGGCGGGGCTGCTCGATCGTGAAGTCTGGCGGCTCTCGACGCTGTACGCGGTGCCCGCGGTGGCCGGGCTCGCGGCGGGCATGCTGCTCTTCGACCGCCTCGACCGCGCGCGCTTCCGTCGCGTGGTCTTCGCGGTCCTCTTCCTCTCGGGCCTGGTGCTGCTGCTCCGCGGCTGA
- a CDS encoding carboxyl transferase domain-containing protein — translation MAWDDRMKDFHARRAHARGMGGPERLARRRAAGALNARERVERLLDSGSFLEIGTFNTSDVPGMEAETPADSKVGGFGRIDGRPVVVCSNDFTVLAATSSRVASHKEAELKRLAARRGLPIVYLAEAGGARMPDIMGSAGIASFGTSTYYGTRRRRVPMVTAVLGQSYGLPTWNACLSDVVVMLDGASMAVSGPRVLELATGEQISPEELGGARMHAEETGFADLVGKTEDECLDLVKRVLSYLPSHHRQAPPTAEVPAASGAEMGTIADLVPEARNRAYDMTRVLRRLADGGEIFQIKERFGKSVITALARMGGHVVGFVASQPIQKGGACDADGCDKATSFIVLCDSFNIPLVFLHDIPGFFIGRDAERKRVAGKIITWMDALGMVTVPRVSIIVRKTYGQAYFNMGGGGYADLLVAWPTAEMSFMDPATGVNVVHGAELARLPGEERAARRQELLAQWELDTLPYGAAARHLIQDVIDPADTRDVVVRFLAQSRARTAIGRHRLAGWPTTF, via the coding sequence ATGGCCTGGGACGATCGGATGAAGGACTTCCACGCCCGTCGCGCGCACGCGCGCGGCATGGGAGGCCCCGAGCGGCTCGCGCGGCGCCGGGCCGCGGGCGCGCTGAACGCGCGCGAGCGCGTCGAGCGCCTGTTGGACTCCGGTTCATTCCTCGAAATTGGCACGTTCAACACCTCCGACGTGCCGGGCATGGAAGCCGAGACGCCGGCCGACTCCAAGGTCGGCGGCTTCGGCCGCATCGACGGCCGACCGGTGGTCGTCTGCTCCAACGACTTCACGGTCCTCGCCGCCACCTCGAGCCGCGTGGCCTCGCACAAGGAGGCCGAGCTCAAGCGGCTGGCCGCGCGCCGCGGCCTGCCCATCGTCTACCTGGCCGAGGCCGGCGGCGCGCGCATGCCCGACATCATGGGCTCGGCCGGCATCGCCTCGTTCGGCACCTCGACCTACTACGGGACGCGCCGGCGGCGGGTGCCGATGGTGACCGCGGTGCTCGGGCAGTCCTACGGGCTGCCGACCTGGAACGCCTGCCTCTCCGACGTGGTGGTGATGCTGGACGGCGCCTCGATGGCGGTGTCCGGCCCGCGCGTGCTCGAGCTGGCCACCGGCGAGCAGATCTCGCCCGAGGAGCTGGGCGGCGCCCGGATGCACGCCGAGGAGACCGGCTTCGCCGATCTGGTCGGCAAGACTGAAGACGAATGCCTGGACCTCGTGAAGCGCGTGCTCTCGTACCTGCCCTCGCACCACCGGCAGGCGCCGCCCACCGCGGAGGTGCCCGCCGCGTCGGGGGCCGAGATGGGCACCATCGCGGACCTGGTGCCGGAGGCGCGCAACCGTGCCTACGACATGACGCGCGTCCTGCGTCGACTCGCCGACGGCGGCGAGATCTTCCAGATCAAGGAGCGCTTCGGCAAGAGCGTGATCACCGCGCTGGCCCGCATGGGCGGCCACGTGGTGGGCTTCGTGGCCAGCCAGCCCATCCAGAAGGGCGGCGCCTGCGACGCCGACGGCTGCGACAAGGCCACCTCGTTCATCGTGCTCTGCGACTCGTTCAACATCCCGCTCGTGTTCCTGCACGACATCCCCGGCTTCTTCATCGGCCGCGACGCCGAGCGGAAGCGGGTGGCCGGCAAGATCATCACCTGGATGGACGCCCTCGGCATGGTCACGGTGCCGCGCGTGTCGATCATCGTGCGCAAGACGTACGGCCAGGCCTACTTCAACATGGGCGGCGGCGGGTACGCCGACCTCCTGGTGGCGTGGCCGACCGCCGAGATGTCGTTCATGGACCCGGCCACCGGGGTGAACGTCGTCCACGGCGCCGAGCTGGCCCGCCTCCCCGGCGAGGAGCGCGCGGCGCGCCGGCAGGAGCTGCTCGCCCAGTGGGAGCTGGACACGCTGCCCTACGGCGCGGCCGCGCGCCACCTGATCCAGGACGTGATCGACCCCGCGGACACGCGCGACGTGGTGGTCCGCTTCCTCGCCCAGTCGCGCGCACGCACCGCCATCGGCCGCCACCGCCTCGCCGGCTGGCCCACCACGTTCTAG